The following are encoded together in the Pleurocapsa sp. FMAR1 genome:
- a CDS encoding sensor histidine kinase, which produces MSDSSGSILQLQTKITALSNVNLLIATANPADFHDITASLYAAEIDFTYDIVTINELDTNLLYAYEQYSAVIYNYVQATNEDVADTLVENLQWWRHLYPDAPLILITNYLGDERAVELIQAGVSGYVLKQKLYQLPDILAKTLSNFAKQQNIANQQNLIKQQQKKIQQLEIERQSWLDREQLNQEHIAHLNHELRNPISSMLGFAGMLKEQYYGTLNCKQMQYVSALLSVSGYMLDLVNNYLDLVKIDANKQILEIERLAVAEICQASLFIVTEKARQKGLNLIFNLEDNIDFCTADSVRLKQILVNLLNNAIKFTDRGSVTLEVKLKADWLHFSVIDTGMGISPQNLSKLFQPFPQITNNHESTGLGLTVSKKIAQLHQGDITVTSSLGKGSCFTLCIPQYQ; this is translated from the coding sequence ATGTCCGATAGTTCTGGGTCTATTTTACAGCTACAAACAAAAATAACAGCACTCAGCAACGTGAATCTTCTTATTGCTACTGCTAACCCTGCTGATTTTCACGATATTACAGCTTCTCTGTATGCAGCCGAAATTGATTTTACCTATGATATTGTCACTATAAATGAATTGGATACTAATCTACTTTATGCTTATGAGCAATATAGTGCCGTTATTTATAATTATGTCCAAGCTACAAATGAGGATGTTGCTGATACTTTAGTCGAGAATCTTCAGTGGTGGCGTCATTTATATCCAGATGCACCTTTGATTTTGATTACTAATTATTTAGGTGATGAACGAGCAGTAGAATTAATTCAGGCTGGTGTTAGTGGTTATGTACTAAAACAAAAGCTGTATCAATTACCTGATATCCTGGCAAAAACTTTATCTAATTTTGCCAAGCAACAAAATATTGCTAATCAACAAAATCTAATTAAACAGCAGCAAAAGAAGATCCAGCAGCTAGAAATAGAGAGGCAAAGCTGGCTGGATCGAGAACAGCTAAACCAAGAGCATATTGCCCATCTAAATCATGAGTTGCGTAATCCTATTTCCTCTATGTTGGGTTTTGCAGGAATGCTCAAAGAACAATATTATGGCACTCTAAATTGCAAGCAGATGCAGTATGTTAGTGCCTTACTTAGTGTAAGCGGATATATGCTAGATCTGGTTAACAATTATCTTGACCTAGTTAAGATTGATGCCAATAAGCAGATATTAGAGATAGAGAGGCTTGCTGTAGCAGAAATTTGTCAGGCATCTTTATTCATAGTTACAGAAAAAGCTCGACAAAAAGGATTAAATTTAATCTTTAATTTAGAAGATAATATTGACTTTTGTACCGCCGATTCTGTTCGTCTCAAGCAAATTTTGGTCAACTTGCTTAATAATGCCATCAAATTTACCGATCGCGGTTCAGTAACTCTAGAAGTTAAGCTGAAAGCAGATTGGCTGCATTTTTCAGTAATTGATACAGGAATGGGTATTTCGCCTCAAAACCTGAGCAAACTATTTCAACCTTTTCCGCAAATTACTAATAACCATGAAAGCACTGGCTTAGGCTTGACAGTCTCGAAAAAAATAGCCCAGCTTCACCAAGGGGATATTACAGTAACTTCTAGCTTGGGTAAAGGTAGTTGTTTTACGCTTTGCATACCTCAGTATCAGTGA
- a CDS encoding ABC transporter permease, producing the protein MNVVRVFTIANNGFQEVMRDRILYFIGFFTLLLLLAQRIIPEIAAGTHEKILLDFGIGAIAILSVIVAIFVGTALINKEIEKRTLLMLIPKPISRAELILGKHLGLTAVLAVMITIMMGIYLAMLSFSDISYPTGALLTAGAYLLLELALMVAVAILFGVFTSSILATLLSFGVYLMGHFSEKLVELGKLSKNASIESLTTSLYLVLPNLSLLDLKNEAVYGLLPSSTDLLSHALYGLLYTALLLTISMMIFAQKEF; encoded by the coding sequence ATGAACGTAGTCAGAGTTTTTACTATCGCTAACAATGGTTTTCAAGAAGTCATGCGCGATCGCATTCTCTATTTTATTGGTTTCTTTACTTTACTATTGCTCCTGGCTCAAAGAATAATTCCAGAGATTGCTGCGGGGACTCATGAGAAAATTCTTTTAGACTTTGGTATTGGTGCGATCGCCATTTTAAGCGTGATTGTGGCAATTTTTGTCGGTACGGCTTTAATTAACAAGGAAATAGAAAAGCGTACTTTGTTAATGTTAATACCCAAGCCAATTAGTCGCGCTGAACTTATATTAGGCAAGCATTTAGGGCTGACCGCGGTACTCGCTGTGATGATTACAATTATGATGGGTATTTATTTAGCCATGCTCAGTTTTTCAGATATTAGCTACCCTACAGGTGCATTGCTTACAGCAGGGGCTTATCTGCTTTTAGAATTAGCTTTAATGGTGGCTGTAGCCATCTTGTTTGGCGTATTCACTAGTTCAATCTTGGCTACCCTGCTCAGTTTTGGTGTCTATTTAATGGGACACTTTAGCGAAAAACTAGTAGAGCTAGGTAAACTTAGCAAAAATGCCAGCATCGAAAGTTTAACTACCAGTCTGTATCTAGTGTTACCTAATCTTTCACTGCTAGATTTAAAAAATGAAGCAGTCTATGGTTTGCTCCCCAGTTCTACCGATCTTTTAAGTCATGCTTTATATGGTTTGCTCTATACAGCCTTACTATTGACTATTTCGATGATGATTTTTGCTCAAAAAGAATTTTAA
- a CDS encoding D-alanyl-D-alanine carboxypeptidase, translated as MLDLITSSMIAAWLNIFGQPKQNLQPLQEFPWQNSVIFSLPTITQDPLTQSIVKTYLQNLTTQGIKPEQQGVWVQSDWTTLASNQGKMPLPAASLTKIATTLTALHKWGAKHQFMTNIYGRGGVENGILTGDLIVEGSGDPLFVWEEAIALGNTLNQLGIRQVQGNILVVNKFYMNFENKPEMAGELLKQALNQKLWQGEATEQYLQMPPGTKQPEIAIAGKVKAIKKVPSDAELLITHQSLPLAEILRQMNIYSNNQMAQILADLAGGANKVAQAAADIASFPSTEIYLVNGSGLGEENRISPRAICKMLMTIDRLLEKYSFSATDLFPTAGRDIVGTVKNRGLPTGTTIKTGTLDNVSALAGVIPTEGLAGRSQRGKVYFTIINYGHQIEYFRQQQDKLLNELVQTRELIPNSLSLAQENHWYLGDPQRNQTQLNSSKL; from the coding sequence ATGCTAGATTTAATTACTTCAAGTATGATTGCTGCTTGGCTAAATATCTTTGGGCAACCTAAGCAAAACTTGCAGCCTTTGCAAGAGTTTCCTTGGCAAAATTCAGTTATTTTTAGTCTGCCTACTATTACTCAAGATCCATTGACTCAAAGCATTGTTAAAACTTATCTCCAAAATTTAACTACCCAAGGAATTAAACCTGAACAACAGGGAGTATGGGTGCAATCAGACTGGACAACATTAGCTAGTAATCAGGGAAAAATGCCACTTCCTGCGGCTTCGTTGACCAAAATTGCCACTACTCTTACTGCACTGCATAAATGGGGCGCAAAACATCAGTTTATGACTAATATCTATGGTAGAGGTGGAGTTGAAAACGGTATTCTCACTGGAGATTTAATTGTTGAAGGAAGTGGCGATCCTTTGTTTGTTTGGGAAGAAGCGATCGCTTTGGGCAACACCTTAAATCAACTAGGTATTCGTCAGGTACAAGGCAATATCTTAGTGGTAAACAAGTTCTATATGAATTTTGAAAACAAGCCAGAAATGGCAGGAGAATTATTAAAACAAGCACTAAATCAAAAGTTATGGCAAGGGGAAGCTACTGAGCAATATCTGCAAATGCCACCAGGAACAAAACAGCCAGAAATTGCGATCGCAGGTAAGGTTAAGGCAATTAAAAAAGTGCCATCAGATGCTGAGTTACTAATTACTCACCAGTCTTTGCCTCTAGCAGAGATTCTCAGACAAATGAACATCTACAGTAATAATCAGATGGCACAGATATTAGCCGATTTAGCTGGTGGGGCGAATAAAGTTGCTCAAGCTGCCGCCGATATAGCTAGCTTTCCAAGCACAGAAATTTACTTAGTTAATGGTTCAGGGTTAGGGGAAGAAAATCGTATTTCGCCCCGCGCCATCTGCAAGATGTTAATGACTATTGATAGATTACTTGAGAAATATTCTTTTAGTGCCACAGACTTATTTCCCACCGCAGGTAGAGATATTGTCGGCACGGTGAAGAATCGAGGTTTACCCACTGGCACAACTATCAAAACGGGGACACTAGATAATGTGAGTGCCTTAGCTGGTGTTATTCCTACCGAAGGACTTGCTGGGCGATCGCAACGCGGTAAAGTTTATTTCACTATCATTAACTATGGTCATCAGATAGAATATTTTCGCCAACAGCAGGACAAGTTGTTAAACGAGCTAGTTCAGACGCGGGAATTAATACCCAATAGTCTTAGTTTGGCTCAAGAAAACCACTGGTATCTAGGCGATCCACAGCGGAATCAGACTCAATTAAATAGCTCTAAGCTCTAA
- the plsX gene encoding phosphate acyltransferase PlsX — protein MVLKRARIAVDAMGGDFAPEEIVAGAVQASAELGLDVLLVGDEQQISPLLKKYNGKGIAQVEVVHAEDVIAMKEEPLKAIRRKPKASINVAMKLVKQKKADAVVSAGHSGAAMASAHLKLGRLQGIERPAIGAVLPTIIPGQSVIVLDVGANVDSKAKYLDQFALMGTIYSRYVLGKEEPKVGLLNIGEESSKGNELALSTYKLLSNNSQILFVGNAEGRDVLSGNFDIIVCDGFVGNIVLKFAEAIGEVMLQIMKEELPQGLHGKMGTALLKPNLKNIKRRIDRAEHGGGLLFGVAGICIISHGSSRRGSMFSAIRLAKEAIDNDVLAKIKAYNNQRIEEETNYTEAASAK, from the coding sequence ATGGTATTAAAGCGCGCAAGAATCGCAGTAGACGCTATGGGGGGAGATTTCGCCCCTGAAGAAATTGTGGCGGGGGCAGTTCAAGCTTCAGCAGAGCTAGGTTTAGATGTCTTACTAGTGGGAGATGAACAACAAATAAGCCCGTTACTGAAAAAGTATAACGGCAAGGGAATAGCCCAAGTTGAAGTTGTTCACGCAGAAGATGTGATTGCTATGAAGGAAGAACCCCTAAAAGCGATTCGCCGTAAGCCCAAAGCATCGATCAATGTGGCAATGAAATTAGTTAAGCAAAAAAAAGCTGATGCTGTGGTTTCTGCTGGTCATTCAGGGGCAGCAATGGCATCGGCTCATCTAAAATTAGGTCGCCTACAAGGTATCGAACGTCCTGCTATTGGTGCAGTATTACCTACTATTATTCCTGGTCAATCGGTCATCGTTTTAGACGTGGGGGCAAACGTAGACAGCAAAGCTAAATATCTAGACCAGTTTGCCTTGATGGGTACAATCTACAGTAGATATGTTTTGGGCAAGGAAGAGCCGAAAGTAGGATTGCTCAATATTGGCGAAGAGTCTTCTAAGGGCAATGAGTTGGCACTCTCTACCTATAAGTTGCTGTCGAATAATTCCCAGATTCTTTTCGTGGGAAATGCCGAAGGCAGAGATGTTTTGTCTGGAAATTTTGATATTATCGTTTGCGATGGTTTTGTGGGCAATATTGTTCTCAAGTTTGCTGAAGCAATAGGCGAAGTGATGCTGCAAATTATGAAGGAAGAATTACCCCAAGGATTGCACGGTAAGATGGGAACAGCTTTACTCAAGCCCAATCTAAAAAATATTAAACGTCGAATAGATCGCGCCGAACATGGTGGAGGGTTACTGTTTGGCGTAGCGGGAATCTGCATTATCAGTCACGGTAGCTCTCGTCGAGGGTCAATGTTTAGTGCGATTCGCTTGGCAAAAGAGGCAATAGATAATGATGTATTAGCCAAGATAAAAGCTTACAATAACCAAAGAATTGAAGAAGAGACAAATTATACAGAAGCAGCTTCTGCTAAATAA